A region of Brevundimonas sp. NIBR10 DNA encodes the following proteins:
- a CDS encoding TetR/AcrR family transcriptional regulator, giving the protein MTARTIARERIQDAAIRLFAESGSAQVNISELAQAAGMARGTIYNNVPDPDRLYEEIVVDMAREMHDEVVARAAEIDDPAERLSVGVRLFVRRAHLEPHWGRFIVRFALNDRNLRAIMNAPPAADIAHGVAIGRYAVTTDELPTVLGLIAGSVLSAILMVIEGERTWREAGSELATLLLKALGLSAEEARAIAWADLEPLLGAAR; this is encoded by the coding sequence ATGACGGCACGGACGATCGCCCGCGAACGCATTCAGGACGCCGCTATCCGCCTCTTCGCGGAAAGCGGTTCGGCGCAGGTCAACATCAGCGAACTCGCCCAGGCGGCGGGCATGGCGCGCGGGACCATCTACAACAACGTCCCGGATCCGGACCGGCTGTACGAGGAGATCGTCGTCGATATGGCGCGCGAGATGCACGACGAAGTCGTGGCCCGGGCAGCCGAAATCGATGATCCTGCCGAACGTCTGAGCGTCGGCGTTCGGCTGTTCGTCCGCCGCGCCCATCTGGAGCCCCACTGGGGCCGGTTCATCGTCCGGTTCGCCCTGAACGATCGCAATCTCCGGGCCATCATGAACGCGCCGCCTGCGGCGGACATCGCCCACGGCGTCGCCATCGGACGCTATGCCGTCACGACCGACGAACTTCCCACGGTCCTGGGTCTGATCGCCGGATCCGTCCTGTCGGCCATCCTGATGGTCATCGAGGGCGAGCGCACCTGGCGAGAAGCGGGATCGGAACTGGCCACCTTGCTTCTCAAGGCCCTGGGCCTGTCCGCCGAGGAGGCGCGTGCGATCGCCTGGGCCGATCTGGAGCCCTTGCTCGGGGCCGCCCGTTGA
- a CDS encoding VOC family protein yields MTSPDPRMARATAPVARARDIANVRFVRPDLNRTTAFLGDFGLLAGPSGGEPSARRRSFSAAGGYGPCYIAEQGPRPVFLGFSLAMASPADLEALAGLPGSGPVEPAEDWPEGLQVRLKDPAGNDVRGVFGPPRAPSPDRLPLDQNLTTPRRRLNAMQRPPAGPSNVLRLGHVVINVVDFFRSVRWYIDTFGLIPSDIQTLPDGDAAIVFLRCDRGDEPTDHHTLVLVQNVENGYSHCAFECIDVDDIAMGQEHLLSRGWTHAWGVGRHLLGSQLFDYWRDPWGDKVEHFVDSDMFTAARPTDVTPLTSGGLYQWGPPLPADFEAPRITPAFLWRAIRNVRRSPEMTFARMFALLKIIQKPPRPWARH; encoded by the coding sequence ATGACTTCGCCCGATCCGCGCATGGCGCGCGCGACCGCCCCCGTCGCCAGGGCCCGGGACATCGCCAATGTCCGTTTCGTGCGCCCGGATCTGAACCGGACAACCGCCTTCCTGGGCGACTTCGGCCTTCTGGCCGGGCCTTCAGGCGGTGAGCCCTCGGCCCGCCGCCGCAGCTTCAGCGCCGCGGGCGGCTACGGTCCCTGCTACATCGCCGAGCAGGGCCCCCGCCCCGTCTTCCTGGGCTTCAGTCTGGCCATGGCCTCGCCCGCCGATCTGGAGGCTCTGGCCGGCTTGCCCGGCTCCGGGCCGGTGGAGCCGGCCGAAGACTGGCCCGAAGGCCTGCAGGTTCGCCTGAAGGATCCTGCGGGCAATGACGTGCGGGGAGTTTTCGGACCGCCCAGAGCCCCTTCCCCCGACCGTCTCCCGCTGGATCAGAACCTGACGACGCCGCGCCGTCGCCTCAACGCCATGCAGCGGCCGCCGGCAGGACCGTCCAATGTGCTGCGCCTCGGCCATGTGGTCATCAATGTCGTCGACTTCTTCCGCTCGGTGCGGTGGTACATCGACACCTTCGGTCTGATCCCGTCCGACATCCAGACCCTGCCCGACGGCGACGCCGCAATCGTCTTCCTGCGCTGCGACCGGGGCGACGAGCCCACCGACCACCACACGCTCGTGCTCGTGCAGAACGTGGAGAACGGCTATAGCCACTGCGCGTTCGAATGCATCGATGTCGATGACATCGCCATGGGCCAGGAACACCTGCTCTCGCGAGGCTGGACCCACGCCTGGGGCGTCGGTCGCCATCTCCTGGGCAGCCAGTTGTTCGACTACTGGCGCGATCCCTGGGGCGACAAGGTCGAACATTTCGTCGACAGCGACATGTTCACGGCGGCGCGTCCCACCGATGTCACCCCCCTGACCAGCGGCGGTCTGTACCAGTGGGGGCCGCCCCTGCCCGCAGACTTCGAGGCGCCCCGGATCACGCCGGCCTTTCTCTGGCGCGCGATCCGCAATGTCCGTCGCAGCCCGGAAATGACCTTCGCGCGCATGTTCGCCTTGTTGAAGATCATCCAGAAACCGCCCCGTCCGTGGGCCAGACACTAA
- a CDS encoding FAD-dependent monooxygenase has product MIEVPVLISGGGPVGLTLALCLSQQGIRSLLVNERTATTTHPKLDVVNCRSMEIYRQLGLADAVRAAGNPLHANTFSAIAASGSGPVYGVMRDRHIVYRPVAEARREIAGDLDGALPLEPMQRIAQMNLEPVLLAAAQADPNIEVRFGWSLFGFEQYEDRVVAHIHAVDGGGQDQVVSGYLVGCDGPASRVRNFLNIDYDGVRDLLGELFIIHIRSSAVAALYPEGEPYWHMWLARPGFSGLLVSPDASKDDYVIHRPFPPLPGESLEDIVVAALGVAVDFEIVQAGPWRPQFLVADGFGRGRVLIAGDATHQYMPTGGLGMNTGITEAHNLAWKLAASLKGWGGPDLVDSYEAERLPVARRNRAHVKACAAAAFEANFDIADDVLDDTPSGQAARDRLAAGLTDKISRMYESLGIELGYRYEGSPVVIAEQDGPEPSPERAYIPTATPGARLPSLYREDGAPLFDALDPAGFTLLVGDAASPERFLKAADRLDVPIRVVQVGAGPARTVLAAHYVLVRPDQHVAWRGDVIEDAMAVLRTATGRLRESAHV; this is encoded by the coding sequence ATGATCGAGGTCCCTGTCCTGATTTCCGGCGGCGGCCCTGTCGGCCTGACCCTGGCCCTGTGTCTCAGCCAGCAGGGAATCCGGTCCCTGCTCGTGAACGAGAGAACGGCGACGACCACCCATCCCAAGCTGGATGTGGTGAACTGTCGCTCGATGGAAATCTATCGCCAGCTGGGCCTGGCGGACGCCGTCCGGGCGGCGGGAAATCCTCTTCACGCCAACACCTTCAGCGCGATCGCGGCCAGCGGATCGGGGCCGGTCTATGGGGTGATGCGAGACCGTCATATTGTCTACCGCCCGGTCGCGGAGGCGCGGCGCGAGATCGCCGGGGACCTCGACGGCGCGCTTCCGCTGGAGCCGATGCAGCGGATCGCCCAGATGAACCTTGAGCCCGTCCTGCTGGCGGCGGCCCAGGCCGATCCGAACATCGAGGTCCGGTTCGGCTGGAGCCTGTTCGGGTTCGAACAGTATGAGGATCGGGTGGTCGCCCATATCCATGCCGTCGACGGCGGCGGACAGGACCAGGTGGTCAGCGGCTATCTCGTGGGTTGCGACGGTCCCGCCAGCCGCGTGCGAAACTTTCTCAACATCGACTACGACGGCGTCCGCGATCTCCTGGGCGAGCTGTTCATCATCCACATCCGGTCCAGCGCGGTTGCGGCCCTCTACCCCGAGGGCGAACCCTACTGGCACATGTGGCTGGCCCGTCCCGGGTTCAGCGGCCTTCTGGTGTCTCCGGACGCAAGCAAGGACGACTATGTCATCCATCGCCCGTTCCCGCCCTTGCCGGGCGAGAGCCTGGAAGACATCGTGGTCGCCGCTCTCGGCGTCGCGGTCGATTTCGAGATCGTCCAGGCGGGGCCGTGGCGGCCGCAGTTTCTGGTCGCCGACGGGTTCGGCCGCGGTCGCGTGCTGATCGCGGGCGATGCGACCCACCAGTATATGCCCACCGGCGGCCTGGGCATGAACACCGGGATCACCGAGGCTCACAACCTCGCCTGGAAGCTGGCGGCGTCGCTCAAGGGCTGGGGCGGCCCGGATCTGGTCGACAGCTATGAGGCCGAAAGGCTGCCGGTGGCCCGGCGCAACCGCGCCCACGTCAAGGCCTGCGCGGCGGCGGCGTTCGAGGCCAATTTCGACATCGCCGACGATGTTCTGGACGACACGCCTTCGGGCCAGGCGGCGCGTGACCGCCTCGCCGCGGGGCTGACCGACAAGATCTCGCGGATGTACGAGTCGCTCGGCATCGAACTGGGCTACCGCTATGAAGGCTCACCCGTCGTGATCGCGGAGCAGGACGGGCCCGAGCCTTCGCCGGAACGGGCCTATATCCCGACCGCGACCCCCGGGGCGCGATTGCCGAGCCTGTACCGCGAGGACGGCGCGCCGTTGTTCGACGCGCTCGATCCCGCCGGCTTCACCCTTCTGGTCGGCGATGCGGCGTCGCCCGAACGCTTCCTCAAGGCGGCGGACAGGCTCGATGTCCCGATCCGCGTGGTGCAGGTCGGCGCAGGCCCCGCCCGGACTGTTCTCGCTGCGCACTACGTCCTGGTCCGGCCTGATCAGCACGTCGCTTGGCGGGGCGACGTCATCGAAGACGCCATGGCCGTTCTCAGGACGGCGACAGGTCGGCTGCGGGAGAGCGCCCATGTTTGA
- a CDS encoding bifunctional 3-(3-hydroxy-phenyl)propionate/3-hydroxycinnamic acid hydroxylase, which produces MSDIIECDVAIVGLGPTGAMLANLLGPKGWRVVGLERDADIYYAPRAVHFDDEIMRNFQLAGLSDEIGRTSEPFADMAFRLTAKGRPAMRTVIGNQDRRYGHAGAWWFHQPTLEKHLRDGLTRFGAVQAFYGAEVVELAQHDHTVDVVARIGGDLRTVRARYVIGCDGGRSFVRRQAGLVLDSADFDEPWVVVDAKARCGGKDPTLAADHFQVCDPRQPVTYVPMAGPYYEWQFMVTGGRSEKEATDPAFVRRQLRDYVDLDRIDITRIAFYRFHALWARTWRRGGILLAGDSAHQMPPFLGQGMCSGIRDAVSLAWRLDLVLGGQADETVLDDYEAERSAHVRHIINGAMFLGNVIQTRRRAVAVARNALLFALPQAIPP; this is translated from the coding sequence ATGTCCGACATCATCGAATGCGACGTAGCCATCGTCGGTCTGGGGCCGACGGGGGCCATGCTGGCCAATCTGCTGGGGCCCAAGGGCTGGCGCGTCGTCGGGCTGGAGCGCGACGCCGACATCTACTACGCGCCCCGCGCCGTGCATTTCGACGATGAGATCATGCGCAACTTCCAGCTCGCCGGACTGTCGGACGAGATCGGGCGTACGAGCGAACCGTTCGCCGACATGGCCTTTCGCCTGACGGCGAAAGGGCGGCCGGCGATGCGGACCGTGATCGGAAACCAGGACAGACGTTACGGCCACGCCGGCGCCTGGTGGTTCCATCAACCCACCCTTGAGAAGCATCTGCGCGACGGGCTGACACGGTTCGGCGCGGTTCAGGCCTTTTACGGCGCCGAGGTCGTGGAACTTGCCCAGCACGATCACACCGTGGATGTCGTCGCCAGGATCGGGGGGGACCTTCGCACTGTGCGCGCTCGCTATGTGATCGGGTGTGACGGCGGCCGCAGCTTCGTCCGCCGTCAGGCCGGCCTGGTGCTGGACAGCGCCGATTTCGACGAGCCGTGGGTGGTGGTCGACGCCAAGGCGCGTTGCGGCGGCAAGGATCCCACCCTGGCGGCGGACCACTTCCAGGTCTGCGATCCGCGCCAGCCGGTGACCTATGTCCCGATGGCGGGACCCTATTACGAATGGCAGTTCATGGTGACCGGAGGACGCTCCGAAAAGGAGGCGACGGACCCCGCCTTCGTACGCCGTCAGCTGCGCGACTATGTCGACCTCGACCGGATCGATATCACCCGGATCGCCTTCTACCGGTTTCATGCGTTGTGGGCGCGAACCTGGCGCAGGGGCGGGATCCTGCTGGCCGGCGATTCCGCCCACCAGATGCCGCCTTTCCTGGGTCAGGGCATGTGTTCGGGGATCCGCGACGCGGTCAGCCTGGCCTGGCGGCTCGACCTGGTTCTCGGGGGGCAGGCCGACGAGACGGTCCTCGATGACTATGAGGCCGAGCGCTCCGCCCATGTCCGTCACATCATCAACGGGGCCATGTTCCTCGGCAATGTGATCCAGACCCGGCGCCGCGCCGTTGCGGTGGCGCGTAACGCCCTGCTCTTCGCATTGCCCCAGGCGATCCCCCCCTGA
- a CDS encoding prolyl oligopeptidase family serine peptidase — protein sequence MAVGGHSYGAFMTANLLAHTDLFRTGIARSGAYNRTLTPFGFQSEQRDYWEATGVYTEMSPFTYANRFNEPILLIHGEADDNSGTFPIQSERFYAALKGNGATVRYVVLPLETHGYRARESVGHTLWEMTRWLDQYVKNAPPRAAPATR from the coding sequence ATCGCCGTCGGCGGCCACAGCTACGGCGCCTTCATGACCGCCAACCTGCTGGCCCACACCGATCTGTTCCGCACCGGCATCGCGCGTTCCGGCGCCTATAACCGCACCCTGACGCCGTTCGGCTTCCAGTCCGAACAGCGCGACTACTGGGAGGCGACGGGCGTCTATACGGAGATGTCGCCCTTCACCTACGCCAACCGGTTCAACGAGCCGATCCTGCTGATCCACGGTGAGGCCGACGACAACTCGGGCACCTTCCCGATCCAGTCGGAGCGGTTCTACGCGGCGCTCAAGGGCAATGGGGCGACGGTGCGCTATGTCGTCCTGCCGCTGGAAACCCACGGCTATCGCGCGCGGGAATCTGTTGGCCATACCCTGTGGGAAATGACCCGCTGGCTGGACCAGTATGTGAAGAACGCGCCGCCCCGCGCGGCGCCGGCCACGCGCTAG
- a CDS encoding acyl-CoA synthetase, which produces MSAVARLADIEALERTPLEARQLPDSTYAMIARGAALAPRAPALSFFLRTADHRRLTTLTHTALLRDITRAANLFRGLGIGRGDVVAFLLPNLPETHLTIWGGEAAGIVLAINPMLDVDQIVSLLDAARARVLVTLAPTPGSDIWNKAAQAAARVETLTHILAVDVSAYAHGPARWLVRARAAGRPGRIGRIEVRDFRRELGKQQGDALAFPAPVATDIASYFCTGGTTGLPKIARRTHGSEVFDAWAMALFTDGFKPGATIFAGLPLFHVNGQLVTGLAAFGAGAHVLIGTPQGYRGEGVIPRFWELVEHHSLSAFSGVPTVYAALGQQPVAGRDLSSLSFALCGAAPMPLQLFDAFRTQTGLDILEGYGLTEGACTSSINPPGGDKRIGSIGLRLPYQDMRVVVLDEAGRFVRDAAPEETGVLAIHGPNVFAGYLDPSHEAGLWIERQGRRWLNTGDLARQDADGYFWLTGRKKELIIRGGHNIDPKAIEDALMRHPAVALAAAVARPDPHAGEVPVAYVQLRPGQSADVEDLLAFARETIPERAAHPKTITIIDALPLTAVGKIFKPDLNAREIESVVRAEACEAAADLVSVAVTQDARRGLTATIEARSQADELRSRLAAYAFPADVTLAASPAAAAQERAL; this is translated from the coding sequence TTGAGCGCCGTCGCCCGTCTGGCGGACATCGAGGCGCTCGAACGCACGCCGCTGGAGGCGCGTCAGCTGCCCGACAGCACCTATGCGATGATCGCTCGCGGCGCCGCCCTGGCGCCCCGGGCGCCGGCCCTGTCCTTTTTTCTGAGGACCGCCGATCACCGACGCCTCACGACCCTGACCCACACCGCCCTCCTGCGTGACATCACCCGCGCGGCCAATCTGTTTCGAGGCCTGGGGATCGGTCGCGGGGATGTCGTGGCCTTTCTGCTGCCGAACCTGCCGGAAACCCATCTGACGATCTGGGGCGGGGAAGCGGCCGGTATCGTCCTTGCGATCAACCCCATGCTCGACGTCGATCAGATCGTGTCCCTTCTGGACGCCGCACGCGCGCGGGTCCTCGTCACCCTGGCGCCGACGCCGGGATCGGACATCTGGAACAAGGCGGCCCAGGCCGCCGCCCGCGTCGAGACCCTGACCCACATCCTGGCGGTCGACGTCTCGGCCTACGCGCACGGGCCGGCGCGGTGGCTCGTCCGGGCCAGGGCGGCGGGGCGACCCGGTCGGATCGGACGGATCGAGGTTCGTGATTTTCGCCGTGAACTGGGCAAGCAGCAGGGCGACGCCCTCGCCTTTCCCGCGCCCGTCGCGACGGACATCGCCTCGTATTTCTGCACCGGCGGCACGACCGGCCTGCCCAAGATCGCCCGGCGCACACACGGATCCGAAGTGTTCGACGCCTGGGCGATGGCCCTGTTCACGGACGGCTTCAAACCGGGCGCGACGATCTTCGCGGGCCTGCCCCTGTTCCACGTCAACGGCCAGCTGGTCACGGGACTGGCGGCGTTCGGCGCCGGCGCCCACGTCCTGATCGGGACGCCTCAGGGCTACCGGGGCGAGGGTGTCATCCCGCGCTTCTGGGAACTTGTCGAACATCACAGCCTGTCCGCCTTCTCCGGGGTGCCGACAGTCTATGCGGCCCTGGGTCAGCAACCGGTCGCCGGTCGCGACCTTTCGAGCCTGTCTTTCGCGCTGTGCGGCGCCGCGCCGATGCCGTTGCAACTGTTTGACGCCTTCAGGACGCAAACCGGGCTGGATATCCTGGAGGGCTACGGCCTGACCGAAGGCGCCTGCACCTCGAGCATCAATCCGCCAGGCGGCGACAAGCGGATCGGATCGATCGGCCTGCGGCTGCCCTATCAGGACATGCGGGTCGTCGTTCTCGACGAGGCCGGACGGTTCGTGCGCGACGCCGCGCCCGAGGAAACCGGCGTCCTGGCCATCCATGGCCCCAATGTCTTCGCCGGCTACCTCGACCCGAGCCATGAAGCGGGTCTGTGGATCGAACGGCAGGGCCGACGCTGGTTGAATACCGGCGACCTCGCTCGCCAGGACGCCGACGGCTATTTCTGGCTCACCGGCCGCAAGAAAGAACTGATCATCCGCGGCGGGCACAATATCGACCCCAAGGCGATTGAGGACGCCCTGATGCGGCACCCGGCCGTCGCCCTGGCCGCGGCGGTGGCAAGGCCCGACCCGCATGCCGGCGAGGTCCCGGTCGCCTATGTCCAGCTCCGTCCGGGCCAGAGCGCGGACGTCGAGGATTTGCTGGCTTTCGCTCGCGAGACCATTCCCGAACGCGCCGCCCATCCGAAAACCATCACGATCATCGACGCCCTGCCGCTGACCGCCGTGGGCAAGATTTTCAAACCGGATCTGAACGCCCGCGAGATCGAGAGCGTCGTTCGCGCCGAGGCCTGTGAGGCGGCGGCTGACCTCGTCTCCGTGGCGGTGACCCAGGATGCGCGTCGTGGCCTGACCGCCACCATTGAGGCGCGCAGCCAGGCCGACGAACTGCGGTCACGACTGGCCGCCTACGCCTTTCCCGCTGACGTCACTCTGGCCGCGTCCCCTGCGGCCGCCGCCCAGGAGCGCGCCTTATGA
- a CDS encoding outer membrane protein transport protein → MKKNTRVRNVLAAGILTATVSTPALAQSFYLQEQSTRGAGRSYSGETADTGVQSLWWNPAAIAGSGREIYLGAHGLLINSTVTDAGSTVTRPVPPAGLTTATGGAARIEDPVENGVLPNFALALPVSDRLAIGVSVAAPYNFTNEYPAGSFTRYDALRSELRTLDAQFTVAMKATDWLDLGVSVSAEYSDAELTTALPNLSPLLPDGASDLTGDGWDYGWAAGLQAHQGPWRFGVSYRSAIEHTLEGNVRITGLLGPLAGANVDGPGQATFSTPWMASASLRYALTPRWTLNAQINRLGWSEFDAIRIAYGSTTDAIVQDYKDITTGAIGVDYAWSPRLTLRAGAAFNPTPTRDGQRSARTPDSDRTRYSVGATYDVTPGFSLDGAVTVVDFAGADIAFDRTLYSGTPVATVSRLRGTAEGEGVGLALGARWSF, encoded by the coding sequence ATGAAAAAGAATACTAGGGTTCGAAACGTCCTGGCCGCCGGCATCCTGACCGCGACGGTCTCAACGCCTGCGCTGGCGCAGTCCTTCTATCTTCAGGAACAATCGACGCGGGGCGCGGGTCGCTCCTATTCGGGCGAGACCGCCGATACCGGCGTGCAGTCGCTCTGGTGGAATCCGGCCGCGATCGCCGGATCGGGCCGGGAGATCTATCTCGGAGCCCATGGGCTTCTCATCAACTCCACAGTGACCGACGCCGGCTCGACCGTGACGCGCCCGGTCCCGCCGGCCGGTCTGACCACGGCGACGGGGGGCGCCGCCCGGATCGAGGATCCGGTCGAGAATGGCGTGTTGCCCAACTTCGCCCTGGCCCTGCCGGTCAGCGACCGCTTGGCCATCGGCGTTTCGGTCGCTGCGCCGTACAATTTCACCAACGAATATCCGGCCGGGTCGTTCACGCGCTACGATGCGCTCCGCAGTGAGTTGCGCACCCTGGACGCCCAGTTCACCGTCGCGATGAAAGCCACTGACTGGCTCGATCTGGGCGTGTCGGTGAGCGCCGAGTACAGCGATGCCGAGCTGACCACCGCCTTGCCCAACCTCTCGCCCCTCCTGCCCGACGGCGCCTCGGATCTGACCGGCGACGGCTGGGACTACGGCTGGGCGGCCGGTCTGCAGGCCCATCAGGGACCCTGGCGTTTCGGTGTCAGCTACCGTTCGGCGATCGAGCACACGCTCGAGGGCAATGTGCGCATCACGGGCCTGCTCGGGCCGCTGGCGGGGGCGAATGTCGATGGGCCGGGGCAGGCGACCTTCTCCACGCCCTGGATGGCCTCGGCCTCGCTGCGCTACGCCCTCACGCCCCGCTGGACCCTCAACGCCCAGATCAATCGCCTGGGATGGAGCGAGTTCGATGCGATCCGCATCGCCTACGGTTCAACCACCGACGCGATCGTCCAGGATTACAAGGACATCACGACCGGGGCGATCGGGGTCGATTACGCCTGGTCGCCGCGTCTGACGCTGCGGGCCGGGGCCGCCTTCAATCCAACCCCGACGCGGGACGGCCAGCGCTCCGCCCGCACGCCGGATTCGGACCGGACGCGTTATTCGGTCGGCGCCACCTATGATGTGACGCCGGGTTTCAGTCTCGACGGCGCGGTGACCGTCGTCGATTTCGCGGGCGCCGACATCGCTTTCGATCGGACCCTCTACAGCGGAACGCCGGTAGCAACCGTCTCGCGCCTGCGCGGCACGGCGGAAGGCGAGGGCGTCGGCCTGGCTCTTGGCGCACGCTGGAGCTTTTAA
- a CDS encoding fumarylacetoacetate hydrolase family protein: protein MAIQIVRYQSETGPAWAVHRQGGLIPLRGAFATTGAFITDGGLQAARALGADARATLRLDAVQILSPVTSDGDFICQASNYESHIREIGRTRADVLANVFFTKASSCLAPPDTPIVRPAHVRLLDYEVELGLVIGRPVTGPVLVTPANLADYVVGWVITNDVSARDVQVSHEQFHKAKSYRTFGPTGPFLVVPEAGESLRWADLVLQLKVNGGVRQRAQASEMLFDPYQTLTELSQIRDLKPGDLIATGTPAGVAIKAPSKLKIALAGFLPARARFAAFLKSQSGVEAYLQPGDVVETSIASSDGALDLGTQRNLVTAA, encoded by the coding sequence ATGGCCATTCAGATCGTTCGGTACCAATCCGAGACCGGCCCGGCCTGGGCCGTCCATCGTCAGGGCGGCCTCATTCCCTTGAGGGGCGCATTTGCGACGACCGGCGCCTTCATCACCGACGGCGGTTTGCAGGCGGCCAGGGCGCTTGGCGCCGACGCCCGGGCCACCCTGCGCCTCGATGCTGTCCAGATCCTGAGCCCGGTGACGTCTGATGGGGATTTCATCTGCCAGGCCTCGAACTATGAGAGCCATATCCGCGAGATCGGGCGCACCCGGGCCGATGTGCTTGCGAACGTCTTCTTCACCAAGGCCTCATCCTGCCTGGCCCCGCCCGACACCCCGATCGTGCGCCCCGCCCACGTCAGGCTGCTCGACTATGAGGTTGAGCTGGGTCTGGTCATCGGCCGCCCGGTTACGGGCCCCGTCCTGGTCACGCCCGCCAATCTGGCGGATTATGTCGTGGGATGGGTGATCACCAATGATGTGTCCGCACGCGACGTCCAGGTCAGCCACGAGCAGTTCCACAAGGCCAAGAGCTATCGCACGTTCGGGCCGACGGGACCCTTCCTCGTGGTTCCGGAGGCCGGTGAAAGCCTCCGCTGGGCGGACCTGGTGCTCCAGTTGAAGGTCAACGGCGGGGTCCGCCAGCGCGCCCAGGCGAGCGAGATGCTGTTCGACCCCTATCAGACGCTCACGGAGCTCTCGCAGATCCGCGACCTCAAGCCTGGGGATCTGATCGCCACAGGGACGCCGGCGGGGGTCGCCATCAAGGCGCCGTCCAAACTGAAGATCGCGCTCGCCGGCTTCTTGCCGGCCAGGGCGCGGTTCGCGGCCTTCCTCAAAAGCCAGAGCGGAGTGGAGGCCTATCTGCAACCCGGCGACGTGGTCGAGACCTCGATCGCCAGCAGCGATGGCGCGCTGGATCTCGGGACCCAGCGCAATCTGGTGACCGCGGCCTGA
- a CDS encoding SDR family NAD(P)-dependent oxidoreductase, with product MTASSDFAGRIVLITGGTSGIGLSLARALDASGAKVLICARNPAGIEAARSGLKQADGFVCDVADPAQVAAMLEAIRERYGRLDILVANVGGLSEFDFTAAPLEAAALTRELELNLVAPVLLVNQALPLLRLGSRPSLVMLGSGFGWSPSRRAPLYSAAKAGIRAFVVSLRLQLAPLGVHVMEVVPPTVDTPAVAHRSAPKISADTMAAAIVKGLRRRSREAFAGQTRAMPLMLRLAPRLLERITGKS from the coding sequence ATGACCGCCTCCTCCGACTTCGCCGGTCGCATCGTCCTGATCACCGGCGGCACCAGCGGCATCGGCCTCAGCCTGGCGCGCGCCCTGGATGCGTCCGGTGCGAAGGTTCTGATCTGCGCCCGTAATCCGGCGGGGATCGAGGCGGCCAGATCCGGGCTCAAACAGGCGGACGGCTTTGTCTGCGATGTGGCGGATCCCGCCCAGGTCGCCGCCATGCTGGAGGCGATCCGCGAGCGTTACGGACGGCTGGACATTCTCGTCGCCAATGTCGGGGGGCTTTCGGAGTTTGACTTCACGGCCGCGCCGCTCGAGGCGGCCGCGCTGACCCGCGAACTGGAGCTCAACCTCGTGGCGCCGGTGCTTCTGGTCAACCAGGCCCTGCCGTTGCTCAGACTGGGGTCGCGGCCGAGCCTGGTCATGCTCGGCTCGGGATTCGGCTGGTCGCCCTCACGACGCGCGCCCCTCTATTCGGCGGCCAAGGCCGGCATCCGCGCCTTTGTGGTGTCGCTGAGACTGCAACTCGCCCCGCTGGGCGTCCACGTCATGGAGGTGGTGCCTCCGACGGTGGACACCCCCGCGGTGGCGCATCGGTCGGCGCCCAAGATTTCGGCGGACACGATGGCGGCCGCCATCGTCAAGGGATTGCGGCGTCGCTCGCGGGAGGCCTTCGCCGGCCAGACCCGGGCCATGCCGCTGATGCTGAGGCTCGCGCCCCGGCTGCTCGAACGCATCACTGGCAAATCATGA